CATGCTCAAGCTGGCCGAGCATTACGGCGACAAACCCGTCACCGAGCTGCCCATGCTGTTCCAGCGCATCCTGTCCAACTGCACCCTGGACTGGTTTCGGCGCCAAAAAACACGCAATGCCCTGTTCTCCAACCTCAGCGATTTTGAAGGCGAGGGCGAAGATGGCGCAGAATTCAACCTCCTTGAAGCCTATAGCGGCCCCGACGGCGATGCCCTGGGCGACAGCGCAGAAACGCAAACCGAGCGCGCCCAGACGCTGCAAAGCATCGAGACCGAAATCCAAGGTTTGCCAACGCGTCAACGCGAAGCCTTTTTAATGCGTTACTGGGAGGAGATGGACGTTGCCGAAACTGCCGCCGCCATGGGCTGCACGGAAGGCAGCGTCAAAACCCATTGCTTTCGTGCCATTCAAGCCCTGAGCAAAGCCCTCAAAGCCCGAGGAATCACACTATGACCACCGCCGTCCGCCCAGCCGCCCCCACCCCCGCCGCCGAACAATTCGCCCGGCGCGTTGCCGTGCGCCTGTCCGACGGCACCGACGCCCTGCCCTACGACATCTCCGAGCGCCTGCGCGCTGCGCGCGTGCAAGCGTTGGCACGGCGCAAGCGCGAGGTCGTGGTGCAGCAGCTGCGCCCCGCCCCGGTTGTGGTGCGCCAGGGCCGCAGCGCAGCGCTGGGCGGTTGGGGCAGTGAAGGCGGTACCTGGTGGCGTGCCCTGGCCTCGGCCATCCCGCTCATGGCCTTGTTCGTCGGCCTGGTGGTGGTCAACGTCAACGAAACCGAATACAGCACCACCGAAGTCGCCGAAGTCGATGCAGCCCTGCTCACCGATGACCTGCCCCCCTCGGCCTACGCCGACCCGGGGTTTGTGCAATACCTCAAGAGCGTGGACACCTCCACGCACTGACCTCCCGCAACGCCTGAATGCCTTTGCTGTCACCAGAATCCACCACCCGCACCTCCTCTCTCCCCGCCCTGGCACTGGCCGCCGCCTTGCTCGGCGGCTTTGCTGTGTTGGGCGGATGGGTCGTGCAGCAGGTACGCATGGCGCCCAACGCCCTGCCACTGGAAATTACCGAGGCCCCAAAACCCAGCGCCCGCATGGCCACCCCAGCCGTGGCCCACAGCGCCCCCAGCGGCACCACCTGGAAAGAACTCAGCCGCGCCGAACAACTGGCCCTGGCCCCCCTGCAAGAACAATGGCCTCGCATGGGCCAGGCGCAAAAGCAGCGCTGGCAAGCCCTGGCGCGCAGCTTTGCCAGCCTGCCGCCGCAAGAGCAAGCCAAACTGCACAGCCGCATGG
This DNA window, taken from Acidovorax sp. HDW3, encodes the following:
- a CDS encoding DUF3619 family protein, giving the protein MTTAVRPAAPTPAAEQFARRVAVRLSDGTDALPYDISERLRAARVQALARRKREVVVQQLRPAPVVVRQGRSAALGGWGSEGGTWWRALASAIPLMALFVGLVVVNVNETEYSTTEVAEVDAALLTDDLPPSAYADPGFVQYLKSVDTSTH
- a CDS encoding RNA polymerase sigma factor, whose amino-acid sequence is MATEQELSDFLKSVEKRAFKRSLYHVRNEESALDIVQDSMLKLAEHYGDKPVTELPMLFQRILSNCTLDWFRRQKTRNALFSNLSDFEGEGEDGAEFNLLEAYSGPDGDALGDSAETQTERAQTLQSIETEIQGLPTRQREAFLMRYWEEMDVAETAAAMGCTEGSVKTHCFRAIQALSKALKARGITL